A DNA window from Methanococcus voltae PS contains the following coding sequences:
- a CDS encoding DUF4870 domain-containing protein has translation MVDVINQKNPILAGILSFLIVGAGQMYNGQIKKGILLLIAGLISGFLLFFLIGFILLPIVYIYAIYDAYTTADKINKGEIFIN, from the coding sequence ATGGTAGACGTTATAAACCAGAAAAATCCCATTTTAGCAGGTATTTTGTCCTTTTTAATTGTTGGTGCAGGTCAAATGTACAACGGCCAGATTAAAAAAGGTATATTGTTACTTATAGCTGGTTTAATCTCAGGATTTTTATTGTTCTTCTTAATTGGATTTATATTATTACCTATTGTTTACATATATGCGATTTACGACGCTTACACTACTGCAGATAAAATAAATAAAGGCGAAATATTTATTAATTAA
- a CDS encoding 50S ribosomal protein L1: protein MDSVKIINAVKEARNSAKPRNFTQSVDLIINLKELDLSRPENRMKQQIVLPSGLGKEINIAVIAKGDLAAQAESMGLTVIRQEELEELGKNKKQAKKLANANQFFIAQADMMPIVGKSLGAVLGPRGKMPQPVPANANLKPLVERFGKTISINTRDKAFFQVYVGKESMSDEELAANIEAVLNTVARKYEKGLYHVKNAFTKLTMGASAPIEK from the coding sequence ATGGACAGTGTAAAAATAATAAACGCAGTGAAGGAGGCTCGAAATTCAGCAAAGCCGCGAAACTTCACACAGTCTGTTGACCTTATCATAAACCTTAAAGAGCTTGATTTGTCAAGACCTGAAAACAGGATGAAACAACAAATCGTTCTCCCAAGTGGTTTAGGAAAAGAAATCAACATTGCTGTGATTGCTAAAGGAGATTTAGCTGCTCAAGCTGAAAGCATGGGCCTCACTGTAATAAGACAGGAAGAATTAGAAGAATTAGGAAAAAATAAAAAGCAAGCTAAGAAATTAGCTAACGCAAACCAGTTCTTTATTGCACAAGCTGATATGATGCCTATCGTAGGTAAATCATTAGGTGCCGTTTTAGGTCCTAGAGGTAAAATGCCACAACCTGTTCCTGCTAATGCAAACCTTAAACCTTTGGTTGAAAGATTTGGTAAAACCATTAGCATTAACACAAGGGATAAAGCATTTTTCCAGGTTTACGTAGGTAAAGAATCAATGAGTGATGAAGAACTTGCAGCAAATATTGAAGCAGTATTAAATACTGTTGCTAGAAAGTATGAAAAAGGACTTTATCACGTTAAAAACGCATTTACAAAACTTACAATGGGTGCTTCTGCGCCTATAGAAAAGTAG
- a CDS encoding 50S ribosomal protein L10: protein MSEVKFEHKIASWKVDEVNSLKELLKSGNVIALIDMMEVPSVQLQEIRDTIRDSMTLKMSRNTLMKRAIEEVAEETGNPSFTKLIDCMEKGAALIATEMNPFKLYKTLNESKSPAPIKAGATAPCDIEIKAGSTGMPPGPFLSELKAVGLPAAIEKGKIGIKEDTIVAKEGDVVSAKLAVVLSKLDIKPMEVGLNVLGVYEDGIVYDPEILKIDEDEFLAKLQSAYTGAFNLSVNAVIPTSATIETIVQKAFSNAKAVSIEGAFLTSETSDAILGKATAQMLAVAKLAGEDALDDELKGMVSGSEVESAPAAEEAPAAEEEKKEEAPASVGMGLLF, encoded by the coding sequence ATGAGTGAAGTAAAATTTGAACATAAGATTGCCTCTTGGAAAGTAGATGAAGTTAACTCATTGAAAGAATTACTTAAAAGTGGTAATGTAATTGCTCTTATCGATATGATGGAAGTTCCTTCAGTTCAACTTCAAGAAATTAGAGACACAATCAGAGACTCAATGACTTTGAAAATGTCAAGAAATACGTTAATGAAAAGAGCGATTGAAGAAGTCGCTGAGGAAACAGGTAATCCTTCATTCACAAAATTAATTGATTGTATGGAAAAAGGTGCTGCACTTATTGCAACCGAAATGAACCCATTCAAACTCTACAAGACTCTTAACGAGAGCAAAAGCCCTGCGCCAATTAAAGCTGGAGCTACTGCACCTTGTGATATTGAAATTAAAGCTGGTTCAACAGGTATGCCACCAGGACCATTTTTAAGTGAATTGAAAGCTGTAGGTTTACCTGCTGCAATCGAAAAAGGTAAAATTGGTATCAAAGAAGATACAATCGTTGCTAAAGAAGGAGATGTAGTATCCGCTAAATTAGCCGTGGTATTATCAAAATTAGATATTAAACCTATGGAAGTAGGTTTAAATGTATTAGGCGTTTACGAAGATGGAATTGTATACGACCCTGAAATATTAAAAATTGATGAGGATGAATTCCTCGCTAAATTACAAAGTGCTTACACTGGTGCATTTAACTTATCCGTTAATGCAGTTATTCCAACATCAGCTACAATTGAAACAATCGTACAAAAAGCATTCTCCAATGCTAAGGCTGTATCAATTGAAGGCGCATTCTTAACATCAGAAACCTCAGACGCTATATTAGGAAAAGCTACCGCTCAAATGTTAGCAGTTGCTAAATTAGCTGGTGAAGATGCTTTAGATGATGAATTAAAAGGAATGGTAAGTGGTTCAGAAGTAGAATCAGCTCCTGCAGCTGAAGAAGCTCCTGCAGCTGAAGAAGAGAAGAAAGAAGAAGCTCCTGCATCAGTAGGTATGGGATTATTATTCTAA
- the rpl12p gene encoding 50S ribosomal protein P1, whose amino-acid sequence MEYIYAALLLNSADKEITEDAVKAVLTAAGVEADDARVKALVAALEGVDIEEAIAKAAAAPVAVAAAPAAAEAPKEEKKEEKKEDNGAAAAAGLGALFG is encoded by the coding sequence ATGGAATACATATACGCAGCTTTATTATTAAACTCAGCAGATAAAGAAATCACAGAAGATGCAGTTAAAGCAGTTTTAACCGCTGCTGGTGTAGAAGCAGACGATGCAAGAGTTAAAGCATTAGTTGCTGCTTTAGAAGGAGTAGACATTGAAGAAGCTATTGCAAAAGCAGCAGCAGCTCCTGTTGCAGTTGCAGCAGCTCCTGCAGCAGCTGAAGCTCCTAAAGAAGAGAAAAAAGAAGAGAAAAAAGAAGACAACGGTGCTGCAGCAGCAGCTGGTTTAGGCGCTTTATTCGGATAA